Proteins co-encoded in one Coriobacterium glomerans PW2 genomic window:
- a CDS encoding FAD-dependent oxidoreductase, protein MDINAPGMSYLEPDIGAEFVPPIPAHPRERIVALCRHCTNRLIGRGNLLPYEYWSFASVATDEMADVLLQMKMRHPYTLSEAVRETGLDEEPLERLLDEMSYIGLLEYNWENPTRTKQWVLPMLVPGSAEFLNMRLSQIDEHPIVAKFFEQSSKGPLSRATPMVPPGGAGIGMHVIPVERAIETENRSVSVEHIEHWLDKYEGKYAASPCSCRMSRNKLGEGCGDDPRDWCIAVGDMADYIVETDRGRYIDRDEVMAILKRAEDNGFVHQITNIDGENKIFAICNCNVNVCYALRTSQLFNTPNLSRSAYVARVDARDCVACGRCVEVCPAGAVKLGQKLCLASTGAAPDYPKQELPDAVKWGPERWSPDYRNRNRIETYDTGTAPCKTACPAHIAVQGYLKLAAQGRYREALALIKRENPLPAVCGRICNRACEDACTRGGVDAAIAIDEVKKFIAQQDLDACARFIPPTVAPTTGEGFEERVAIVGAGPAGLSCAYYLAEKGYHPVVFERSERPGGMLTYGVPSYKLEKDVIAAEVDVIREMGAEIRCGVEVGRDVSLADLRAQGFKAFYLAIGCQAGRSAGIAGEDAEGVSTAVAFLRSVSSGELDALSGRTVVVGGGNVAIDVARSAARLGSASVSMLCLESAEEMPASDEEVACARADGVEIACGWGPAEILTDGDRVRGVRFKRCTRVFDDEGRFAPVYDEAETKELECDRVVLSIGQAIEWGDLLADSAVKLGRGQGPLCDPKTYQTDEPDIFVGGDVHTGPKFAIDAIAAGHEAAISIHRFVQHATLTIGRNPRVYRELDKARADVGEYDRSTRQAPAIDGERERSEPFREYVRTLSEEQVRIETARCLGCGASVVDENKCIGCGLCTTKCDFDAIHLHREHPEASRMVKYEKKLPTLLKYAIKREIKIRFGAKAK, encoded by the coding sequence ATGGATATCAACGCACCCGGCATGTCCTATCTTGAGCCCGACATCGGCGCCGAGTTCGTCCCGCCCATCCCCGCCCATCCCCGGGAGCGGATCGTGGCGCTGTGCCGGCACTGCACGAACCGCCTGATCGGACGCGGCAACCTGCTGCCCTACGAGTACTGGTCGTTCGCGAGCGTCGCCACCGATGAGATGGCCGACGTCCTGCTCCAGATGAAGATGCGCCATCCCTACACCCTTTCCGAAGCCGTGCGCGAGACCGGCCTCGACGAAGAGCCCCTCGAGAGGCTGCTCGATGAGATGTCCTACATCGGGCTGCTCGAGTACAACTGGGAGAATCCCACCCGTACGAAGCAGTGGGTGCTGCCCATGCTCGTGCCCGGCTCAGCGGAGTTTCTCAACATGCGGCTAAGCCAGATCGACGAGCATCCCATCGTCGCGAAGTTCTTCGAGCAATCGTCGAAGGGGCCGCTGTCGCGCGCCACGCCGATGGTGCCGCCCGGCGGCGCGGGCATCGGCATGCACGTCATCCCCGTGGAGCGCGCCATCGAGACGGAGAATCGCTCCGTGTCGGTCGAGCACATCGAGCACTGGCTCGACAAGTACGAGGGCAAGTACGCCGCCAGCCCCTGCAGCTGCCGCATGAGCAGAAACAAGCTCGGCGAGGGTTGCGGCGACGATCCGCGCGACTGGTGCATAGCGGTCGGCGACATGGCCGACTACATCGTCGAGACCGACCGCGGCCGCTACATAGACCGCGACGAGGTCATGGCGATCTTGAAGCGCGCTGAGGACAACGGCTTCGTGCATCAGATCACCAACATCGACGGCGAGAACAAGATCTTCGCGATCTGCAACTGCAACGTCAACGTCTGCTACGCGCTGCGCACCTCGCAGCTGTTCAACACGCCCAACCTGTCGCGATCGGCCTATGTGGCCCGCGTGGACGCGAGAGACTGCGTCGCGTGCGGGCGCTGCGTCGAGGTGTGTCCGGCCGGTGCGGTGAAGCTCGGCCAGAAGCTGTGTCTCGCGTCGACCGGCGCCGCACCGGACTACCCCAAGCAAGAGCTGCCCGATGCGGTGAAATGGGGCCCGGAGAGGTGGTCGCCCGACTACCGCAACAGGAACCGGATCGAGACCTATGACACGGGAACCGCGCCGTGCAAGACGGCCTGCCCGGCCCATATCGCCGTGCAGGGCTATCTCAAGCTTGCCGCGCAGGGCAGATACCGCGAGGCGCTCGCGCTCATCAAGCGCGAGAATCCGCTGCCGGCCGTGTGCGGTCGCATCTGCAACCGCGCCTGCGAGGACGCCTGCACGCGCGGCGGCGTCGATGCGGCGATCGCGATCGACGAGGTCAAGAAGTTCATCGCCCAGCAGGATCTCGATGCCTGCGCGCGCTTCATCCCGCCGACGGTCGCGCCTACGACCGGCGAGGGCTTCGAGGAGCGCGTCGCCATCGTGGGCGCCGGACCGGCCGGGCTGTCGTGCGCCTACTATCTGGCGGAGAAGGGCTACCACCCGGTCGTGTTCGAGCGCAGCGAGCGGCCCGGAGGCATGCTCACCTACGGCGTCCCCTCCTACAAGCTCGAGAAAGATGTCATCGCCGCCGAGGTCGACGTCATCCGCGAGATGGGCGCCGAGATCCGCTGCGGCGTCGAGGTCGGGCGCGATGTCAGTCTCGCCGATCTGCGCGCACAGGGCTTCAAGGCGTTCTATCTGGCGATCGGTTGCCAAGCCGGTCGCTCGGCGGGTATCGCCGGTGAGGACGCCGAGGGCGTCTCGACCGCCGTCGCGTTCCTGCGGTCCGTGTCGTCGGGGGAGCTCGACGCGCTCTCGGGTCGAACGGTCGTGGTCGGCGGCGGCAACGTCGCGATCGATGTCGCCCGCTCCGCGGCGCGGCTGGGATCGGCGTCCGTCTCGATGCTGTGTCTGGAGAGCGCCGAGGAGATGCCGGCCAGCGATGAGGAGGTCGCCTGCGCGCGCGCTGACGGCGTCGAGATCGCCTGCGGCTGGGGGCCCGCGGAGATTCTGACGGATGGCGACCGCGTTCGCGGTGTTCGCTTCAAGCGCTGCACGCGCGTCTTCGACGATGAGGGACGCTTCGCGCCGGTCTATGACGAGGCCGAGACCAAAGAACTCGAATGCGACCGGGTCGTGCTCTCCATCGGCCAGGCCATCGAATGGGGCGATCTGCTCGCGGACAGCGCCGTCAAGCTCGGACGCGGCCAGGGGCCGCTTTGCGATCCGAAGACCTATCAAACCGATGAGCCGGACATCTTTGTCGGCGGTGACGTTCACACGGGACCGAAGTTCGCGATCGACGCCATCGCCGCGGGGCACGAAGCGGCCATCTCGATCCATCGCTTCGTGCAGCACGCCACGCTCACGATCGGCCGCAATCCGCGCGTCTATCGCGAGCTGGACAAGGCGCGCGCCGACGTGGGGGAGTACGATCGCTCGACGCGTCAGGCGCCCGCGATCGATGGAGAGCGCGAACGCAGCGAGCCGTTTCGCGAGTACGTGCGGACCCTGAGCGAGGAGCAGGTGCGCATCGAGACCGCCCGCTGCTTGGGCTGCGGCGCGTCCGTTGTCGACGAGAACAAGTGCATCGGCTGCGGCCTGTGCACGACGAAGTGCGATTTCGATGCCATCCATCTGCACCGCGAGCACCCCGAGGCGAGCCGCATGGTCAAGTACGAGAAGAAGCTGCCGACGCTTCTGAAGTACGCGATCAAGCGCGAGATCAAGATTCGCTTCGGTGCCAAGGCGAAGTAG
- a CDS encoding hydrogenase maturation nickel metallochaperone HypA — translation MHELGIVFHMIRTVEGVATDRDIARVSAVTLELGEVSGIIPSYLESCWRWACDRSELMRGADLVVEEVPAITYCEDCERTYPTVEHGRTCPYCGSGRTVLAQGDETIIKEIAVPDERPGGLAGSSEVADSDSAIRV, via the coding sequence GTGCACGAACTCGGCATCGTCTTCCATATGATCCGCACCGTCGAGGGCGTGGCGACCGATCGCGACATCGCGCGCGTCTCGGCCGTGACGCTCGAGCTCGGCGAGGTCTCGGGCATCATCCCGAGTTACCTCGAGAGCTGCTGGCGTTGGGCGTGCGACAGAAGCGAGCTCATGCGGGGCGCCGATCTGGTTGTCGAAGAGGTTCCGGCGATCACCTACTGCGAGGACTGCGAGCGGACCTATCCGACCGTCGAACACGGTCGCACCTGCCCGTACTGCGGAAGCGGACGAACGGTGCTCGCGCAAGGCGATGAGACCATCATCAAGGAGATCGCTGTGCCCGATGAGCGCCCCGGAGGGCTTGCCGGATCATCTGAGGTCGCAGATAGTGATTCTGCTATACGGGTTTGA
- a CDS encoding SpaH/EbpB family LPXTG-anchored major pilin: MNRSKRTNRFRPPIKIILSLLAAALFALAIGPSVAQAAPQPFAGNKLTVTNLHKFDTVSIYRIVTISVDPQTNVQSYEFTADFGITKAQWERDAKDATNLQADANKIAQYVHDNDGSQALDKKSKNSPGESVEFDGLYAGQYLVVVTNEDDLTRVFQNTVVSVLPAKQADGSFAPANVSAAIKFTDLSGTGVNKLVNGKKWEDRIDNGDTAKFTITSVIPQYADPSTRTFMFSDSMTMGLDYQHDLKVAAGTTELTLGTDYAIGDKVNFFHTITILPSALGKYANQPITITYSAKFVTTGNRPVYARAESNTVYLKFSPNSVGANADDEIKIVSSNVSITIYGLHLKKISSTDGHALAGAEFSVRAPGGAEVATAKTDAQGNVNIVGALAAQKDYTLKETKAPAGYAPVADMHFTIESRLVQDYKGYQYDLGNIKDTPTGFDTLLPTTGGPGTIAVTAVGVFIVAGTAAWIIRSRRRRDVPTA, from the coding sequence ATGAACAGATCGAAACGCACGAACAGATTCAGACCACCCATCAAAATTATTCTCTCGCTTCTCGCCGCCGCGCTGTTTGCGTTGGCGATCGGCCCGAGCGTCGCGCAGGCGGCACCGCAGCCTTTCGCCGGCAACAAGCTGACCGTAACGAACCTTCACAAATTCGACACCGTGAGCATTTACAGGATCGTCACGATCTCGGTCGACCCGCAGACCAACGTCCAATCCTACGAGTTCACCGCAGATTTCGGCATAACGAAAGCCCAGTGGGAGCGCGATGCCAAGGATGCGACGAACCTGCAGGCGGATGCGAACAAGATCGCACAGTACGTGCATGACAACGACGGGTCGCAGGCCCTCGATAAGAAATCGAAGAACTCACCGGGTGAAAGCGTCGAGTTCGATGGGCTCTATGCGGGGCAGTATCTGGTCGTCGTCACGAACGAAGATGATTTGACGCGCGTCTTTCAGAACACCGTCGTCTCCGTGCTGCCCGCCAAACAGGCCGACGGCTCCTTCGCGCCCGCAAACGTCTCGGCTGCTATCAAGTTTACGGATTTGTCGGGCACGGGCGTCAACAAGCTCGTCAACGGCAAAAAATGGGAGGACCGGATTGATAACGGCGACACCGCAAAATTCACGATCACCAGCGTGATTCCCCAGTACGCCGACCCCTCGACGCGCACCTTCATGTTCTCGGACTCGATGACCATGGGCTTAGACTACCAGCACGATCTCAAGGTCGCAGCGGGCACGACCGAGTTGACGCTCGGTACCGACTATGCGATCGGCGACAAGGTCAATTTCTTCCACACGATCACGATTCTGCCCAGCGCGCTCGGAAAATACGCCAATCAGCCGATCACCATCACCTATTCGGCAAAGTTTGTCACCACCGGAAATCGTCCGGTATATGCCAGAGCAGAATCGAATACGGTTTATCTGAAATTCTCACCGAACTCGGTGGGAGCGAACGCGGATGATGAGATAAAGATCGTGAGCAGCAATGTCAGCATCACCATTTACGGTCTCCATCTCAAGAAGATATCAAGCACGGACGGCCACGCGCTCGCCGGTGCGGAGTTCTCGGTCCGAGCTCCCGGAGGCGCAGAGGTCGCTACCGCGAAAACAGATGCCCAGGGCAACGTGAACATCGTCGGTGCCCTCGCTGCGCAAAAGGACTACACGCTGAAGGAGACGAAAGCTCCGGCCGGGTACGCGCCGGTAGCGGATATGCACTTCACCATTGAGAGCAGATTGGTTCAAGATTACAAAGGCTACCAGTATGATCTGGGCAACATCAAGGACACGCCAACCGGCTTCGATACGCTGCTGCCCACCACGGGAGGGCCGGGAACGATCGCTGTGACCGCTGTCGGCGTGTTCATCGTCGCGGGCACCGCCGCATGGATCATCCGGTCGCGTCGACGTCGAGATGTGCCGACGGCCTAG
- a CDS encoding class C sortase, whose protein sequence is MGRKRAASICLAAFGLLIGAAMIAYPAMSSWLHQQAQNRVVQQQGAEIRRNSDTKLVEERARAIAYNERLRAGGPSVSDSFGSSAARSTDAEYDAIMNLSGDGVMGTLIIPAIDFTMPIYHGVAKTTLQQGVGHLPGTSLPIGGPSTHAVLSGHTGLPSARIFDDLDRVRVGDYFVVAALGEDHAYRITSIEVVRPDETDSLRVREGADLVTLVTCTPYGVNTHRLLVHGERCPVPDEWGRHERSEASRAGRGASLDAELLRSMAIGAAAAVIISLFLIFWSRRRSRRHRS, encoded by the coding sequence ATGGGCCGCAAACGCGCTGCGAGCATCTGCCTTGCCGCGTTCGGACTGTTGATCGGAGCGGCGATGATCGCCTACCCGGCGATGAGCTCGTGGCTGCATCAGCAGGCGCAGAATCGCGTCGTCCAGCAGCAGGGAGCTGAGATCCGAAGGAATTCAGATACCAAACTCGTTGAGGAACGCGCGCGGGCCATCGCGTACAATGAACGACTGCGCGCCGGTGGCCCGTCCGTGTCCGATTCCTTTGGGAGCTCAGCCGCGCGTTCGACTGACGCGGAATACGACGCGATCATGAATCTGAGCGGTGACGGCGTCATGGGCACGCTCATCATACCGGCGATCGACTTCACGATGCCGATCTACCATGGCGTCGCAAAGACTACGCTTCAGCAAGGTGTCGGTCATCTTCCGGGTACGTCGCTGCCGATCGGCGGCCCGTCGACCCATGCCGTGCTCTCCGGCCACACCGGCCTGCCGTCCGCCAGGATCTTCGATGACCTCGACCGCGTGCGGGTCGGCGATTATTTCGTCGTAGCGGCTCTCGGTGAGGACCATGCGTATCGCATCACGTCGATCGAAGTCGTGCGCCCCGATGAGACCGACAGTCTGCGCGTGCGCGAGGGCGCCGATCTCGTCACACTGGTGACCTGCACGCCCTACGGTGTCAATACGCATCGCCTTCTCGTGCACGGGGAGCGCTGCCCCGTCCCCGATGAGTGGGGCAGGCACGAGCGGAGCGAAGCGTCTCGTGCAGGTCGTGGCGCATCGCTCGATGCAGAGCTGCTGCGATCGATGGCGATCGGGGCTGCGGCTGCGGTCATCATCAGTCTGTTCCTCATCTTCTGGTCGCGCCGGCGCTCTCGGCGCCATCGTAGCTAG
- a CDS encoding ABC transporter substrate-binding protein, protein MPGSRNMFSRRRFIEMLGISAAGFGLIGVAGCGGDAGGDGRGGSSGAAGSGGALADSLVYGQGAEPRSLDPAYYDDGESAKIACNIYDGLYCYGAKDAKVAPALAEALPEISDDGLVYTIKLKKGIKFHDGTDFNAEAVKKSIERQLAPNADSDMPYATFVYGEESIGTGVEKVEAPDDATVKITLRAPSTPFLKNLAMSIAAPIVSPAAVEKATGGNIGEAPCGTGPYKFVKWTKSDSITLEANPDYWGDAPKTKNVVFKFILENNTRVTSLLNGECDVIDGIDLSSTTTITDGGYDLFAEDGMTLNYMAFNTESGKCVDRDVRRAIAQAINVSEIVQAVYGKYATVANSVMPTWMASYDKDIKQTAFDADAAKKTLKDKGITELNCITYSNPRPYNAKGGQVLAETIQGYLEKVGVKLNITTYDWTTYKNKVATDPFDVCFYGWQGDNGDPDNFMNLLADSNWSMNVSRFNDADYRALIAKGLETPDGEERDEIYRRCEQMVADEQIWLLISHAQNLCGVSPKVKDFYYHPTGAVFLKDVSKQA, encoded by the coding sequence ATGCCTGGAAGCAGAAACATGTTCAGCAGGCGGCGGTTCATCGAGATGCTCGGCATCTCCGCTGCCGGGTTTGGCCTCATAGGGGTTGCCGGCTGCGGTGGAGATGCCGGCGGGGACGGACGGGGCGGTTCGAGCGGTGCTGCCGGCAGCGGGGGTGCACTCGCGGACTCGCTGGTGTACGGGCAGGGAGCCGAGCCCCGCTCGCTCGATCCGGCATATTATGATGACGGCGAGTCGGCGAAGATCGCTTGCAACATCTACGATGGGCTGTACTGCTACGGCGCCAAGGACGCGAAGGTCGCTCCGGCGCTGGCAGAGGCGCTCCCTGAGATCAGCGACGACGGTCTCGTGTACACCATCAAGCTCAAAAAGGGGATCAAATTCCATGACGGGACCGACTTCAACGCCGAGGCCGTGAAGAAGTCCATTGAGCGCCAGCTGGCCCCCAACGCAGATTCCGATATGCCCTATGCCACCTTCGTCTACGGCGAGGAGTCAATCGGTACGGGTGTGGAGAAGGTCGAGGCACCGGATGATGCCACGGTGAAGATCACGCTTCGTGCGCCCTCGACCCCGTTCCTGAAAAACCTTGCTATGTCAATCGCCGCGCCGATCGTGTCACCTGCAGCCGTCGAGAAGGCAACGGGGGGCAATATCGGAGAGGCACCCTGTGGCACCGGTCCGTACAAGTTCGTGAAGTGGACGAAATCCGACTCCATCACGCTCGAGGCCAATCCCGACTACTGGGGCGATGCGCCCAAGACGAAAAACGTGGTGTTCAAATTCATCCTCGAGAACAACACGCGGGTGACGTCGCTGCTCAATGGCGAGTGCGACGTCATCGACGGCATCGACCTGTCGAGCACCACCACGATCACCGATGGAGGCTACGATCTGTTCGCCGAAGACGGCATGACGCTCAACTACATGGCGTTCAATACCGAGAGCGGCAAGTGCGTCGACCGGGATGTCCGCCGCGCCATCGCCCAGGCGATCAACGTTTCCGAGATCGTCCAGGCCGTCTACGGCAAGTACGCCACGGTCGCAAACTCTGTGATGCCGACTTGGATGGCATCCTATGACAAGGATATCAAGCAGACCGCGTTCGACGCCGATGCGGCCAAGAAGACGCTCAAGGACAAGGGCATCACCGAGCTGAATTGCATCACCTACTCCAATCCGCGTCCCTACAACGCCAAGGGCGGCCAGGTTCTCGCCGAGACCATCCAGGGCTATCTGGAGAAGGTCGGCGTGAAGCTGAATATCACCACCTATGATTGGACGACCTACAAGAACAAAGTCGCGACCGATCCGTTCGACGTGTGCTTCTACGGATGGCAGGGCGACAACGGTGACCCGGACAACTTCATGAACCTGTTGGCGGACTCCAACTGGTCAATGAATGTTTCGCGCTTCAATGATGCGGACTACAGGGCTCTCATCGCCAAGGGGCTCGAGACGCCCGACGGTGAGGAGCGCGATGAGATCTACCGGCGGTGCGAGCAGATGGTTGCGGACGAACAGATCTGGTTGCTCATCTCCCATGCGCAGAATCTGTGCGGCGTGAGCCCCAAGGTGAAGGACTTCTACTACCATCCCACAGGCGCGGTGTTCCTCAAAGACGTGAGCAAGCAGGCCTGA
- a CDS encoding ABC transporter permease: MRTRFAIDRIRASHEKGIVVFNYVLKRILMVIPVLLGVTVIIFLITRVLAPDPAPVVLGEHATEAAMAAWRTDNGLSDPIWMQFINFVSGAIRGDLGMSYYTHQSVTAEIGSRFPATAELAVCAIIFASIIGVALGVISAVRKNRAADHISMIIALIGVSMPIFWSGILLILLFAGMLHVLPSSGRISPLLQPTGGTGFFLIDALIQGRWSSLADALVHLIMPTIALSLYSMAIITRMTRSSMLDTLGEDYVRTAQAKGLTRGRVNIRHALRCAMLPVSTVIGLQFGSLLGGALLTETVFSWPGIGKFAVDSVLKSDFPCVQGIVLLIAVIFVFMNLLVDIIYAYLDPRIKYGASKEA; encoded by the coding sequence GTGCGAACGCGCTTCGCCATCGATCGCATCCGAGCATCGCATGAGAAGGGAATCGTCGTGTTCAACTATGTTCTCAAGCGAATCCTCATGGTGATTCCGGTTCTTCTCGGTGTGACGGTCATCATCTTTCTCATCACGCGCGTACTCGCCCCCGACCCGGCTCCGGTGGTTTTGGGCGAGCACGCCACCGAGGCGGCGATGGCGGCATGGCGCACCGACAACGGACTGAGCGATCCGATCTGGATGCAATTCATCAATTTCGTCTCCGGTGCGATCCGCGGCGATCTTGGCATGTCCTATTACACGCATCAGTCGGTGACCGCCGAGATAGGTTCGCGCTTCCCGGCGACCGCCGAGCTCGCCGTCTGCGCCATCATCTTCGCATCCATCATCGGAGTGGCGCTCGGCGTGATCTCAGCGGTCAGGAAGAACAGGGCGGCAGATCATATCAGCATGATCATCGCTCTCATCGGCGTCTCCATGCCTATATTCTGGTCGGGTATCCTGCTCATCCTGCTTTTTGCCGGCATGCTGCACGTGCTGCCCTCGAGCGGGCGCATATCCCCGCTGCTGCAGCCGACCGGGGGGACCGGGTTTTTCCTCATCGACGCACTCATCCAGGGTAGATGGTCCTCTCTGGCCGATGCACTCGTCCATCTCATCATGCCCACGATCGCCCTGTCGCTGTACTCCATGGCGATCATCACCCGTATGACCCGCTCGAGTATGCTCGATACCTTGGGCGAGGACTATGTGCGCACCGCACAGGCGAAGGGTCTGACACGGGGTCGCGTCAACATCAGGCACGCGCTGCGCTGCGCGATGCTCCCGGTTTCAACGGTCATAGGCTTGCAGTTCGGCAGTCTGCTCGGAGGCGCGCTGCTCACCGAGACGGTTTTCTCATGGCCCGGGATCGGCAAATTTGCGGTTGATAGCGTGCTCAAGAGCGACTTTCCCTGCGTCCAGGGCATCGTCTTGCTGATCGCTGTGATCTTCGTGTTCATGAATCTTCTGGTGGACATCATCTACGCCTATCTGGATCCCCGTATCAAATACGGCGCGTCAAAGGAGGCGTGA
- a CDS encoding ABC transporter permease yields MERSEMVASTVQSASASQAAVRAADSDDAESAVGLGAGGVRAALGPTGVGEREVRESIWKDVATGIISNRASLASGIFIALLALVAIVTKLFPQILPFDPNVQDLSLSLQAPSAAHLFGTDLQGRDIFCRVLVGTQITLSVGVAAVAFSLSAGVLLGAVAGYKGGRVDTIIMRVMDMMLAIPSILLAIAIMAALGPGIEKAVIAIGLVSIPEYARIVRSEILSIKEHDYIAAARVIGDSNFEIVFRHVLPNVMQSIIVRATLGISSAVLDAAALGFLGLGVQPPCAEWGDMLGRGRNDLLRASWLMLYPGLAITLSVLAFNLLGDGIRDGLDPKARKR; encoded by the coding sequence ATGGAGAGAAGTGAGATGGTCGCTTCGACTGTCCAGTCGGCATCTGCCAGCCAAGCTGCCGTCAGGGCGGCAGATTCAGACGACGCGGAATCGGCGGTTGGGCTCGGAGCTGGCGGGGTCCGCGCCGCGCTCGGACCGACCGGCGTCGGTGAGCGCGAGGTGCGAGAAAGCATCTGGAAGGACGTCGCGACGGGCATCATATCGAACCGAGCATCGCTTGCGAGCGGAATCTTCATCGCCCTCTTGGCGCTCGTCGCCATCGTGACCAAGCTGTTCCCCCAGATCCTACCCTTTGATCCGAACGTGCAGGATCTCAGCCTTTCGCTGCAAGCACCTAGTGCGGCTCACCTGTTCGGGACCGATCTGCAGGGCCGCGATATCTTCTGCCGCGTGCTCGTCGGCACGCAGATCACGCTGAGCGTCGGTGTCGCTGCGGTCGCGTTCTCCCTTTCCGCGGGTGTGCTCCTGGGGGCGGTGGCGGGCTACAAGGGTGGTCGCGTCGACACCATCATCATGCGTGTCATGGATATGATGCTCGCTATCCCCTCGATCCTGCTCGCTATCGCCATCATGGCTGCGCTCGGTCCGGGCATCGAGAAGGCTGTGATCGCGATCGGGCTGGTGTCCATCCCAGAGTACGCGCGCATCGTGCGATCCGAGATCCTCTCGATCAAAGAGCATGACTATATCGCCGCAGCGCGCGTGATCGGCGATTCGAACTTCGAAATAGTGTTCAGACACGTCCTGCCCAACGTTATGCAGTCCATCATCGTGCGCGCGACTCTCGGCATATCCTCGGCCGTGCTCGATGCGGCAGCGCTGGGATTTCTCGGGCTCGGTGTCCAGCCGCCCTGCGCCGAGTGGGGCGATATGCTCGGGCGCGGTCGCAACGATCTGCTTCGTGCATCTTGGCTCATGTTGTATCCCGGGCTTGCGATCACGTTGAGCGTCCTTGCGTTCAACCTGCTGGGCGACGGGATCAGGGATGGCTTGGATCCCAAGGCGAGGAAGAGGTGA
- a CDS encoding ABC transporter ATP-binding protein yields MLLSVENLSTDFPTKRGVVHAVENVSFTVGESEIVAIVGESGSGKSVMSLSIMGLLSDPGRVAAGTIDFMGADLATVSEREYRGLRGRDIAMIFQEPMTSLNPVYRVGDQIIEAIRAHERLSRKEALERAIELLDKVGIPCPQQRVRDYPHQMSGGMRQRVMIAMALACNPKLLIADEPTTALDVTIQAQILDLLRRLREQTGMAVLLITHDLGVVSETADRVVVMYCAQVVEEAPVRELFDRPLHPYTLGLLRSIPRLQDDDAKRLYMIRGTVPNPLEMPAGCHFSDRCDSCMEICRQRVPDLVEVDGHKVRCFLYEDSDGARKDDDGIAAGEARALADAETARQIAAADALLEAEDIRETEIEEHEGVKR; encoded by the coding sequence ATGCTGCTATCGGTCGAAAACCTTTCCACCGATTTCCCGACGAAGCGAGGCGTCGTTCATGCGGTCGAAAACGTGAGCTTCACGGTGGGGGAGAGCGAGATCGTCGCTATCGTGGGAGAGTCCGGCTCGGGCAAATCGGTCATGAGCCTGTCGATCATGGGTCTTCTCTCCGACCCCGGCCGCGTTGCCGCGGGGACGATCGATTTCATGGGTGCAGATCTTGCGACCGTCTCCGAACGGGAATACCGCGGCCTGCGCGGTCGCGATATCGCTATGATCTTTCAAGAGCCCATGACGTCGCTCAACCCCGTGTATCGCGTTGGGGACCAGATCATCGAGGCCATCCGCGCTCATGAGCGGCTGAGCAGGAAAGAGGCTCTGGAGCGAGCGATCGAGCTGCTGGACAAGGTCGGGATCCCCTGTCCCCAGCAGCGAGTGCGCGACTATCCGCATCAGATGTCGGGTGGCATGCGTCAGCGCGTCATGATCGCCATGGCCCTCGCCTGCAACCCCAAGCTGCTCATCGCAGATGAGCCGACCACGGCGCTCGATGTGACGATCCAGGCTCAGATTCTCGATCTTCTGCGGCGGCTGCGCGAGCAGACCGGCATGGCGGTTCTTCTGATCACCCACGATCTGGGCGTGGTATCCGAGACGGCCGACCGCGTGGTGGTCATGTACTGCGCTCAGGTCGTTGAAGAGGCCCCCGTGCGAGAGCTGTTCGATCGGCCCTTGCATCCCTATACTCTGGGATTGCTGAGATCCATCCCGCGGCTTCAAGATGACGATGCGAAGCGTCTCTACATGATCCGCGGCACCGTACCCAATCCGCTTGAGATGCCTGCAGGATGCCACTTCTCAGATCGCTGCGATTCATGCATGGAGATCTGTCGCCAGCGGGTGCCGGATCTCGTGGAAGTCGACGGTCATAAGGTGCGCTGCTTTCTGTATGAGGATTCCGACGGCGCGCGCAAAGACGATGACGGCATCGCCGCAGGCGAGGCCCGAGCTCTCGCCGATGCCGAGACGGCGCGTCAGATCGCTGCGGCCGATGCCCTGCTGGAGGCCGAGGATATCCGAGAGACCGAGATAGAGGAACATGAGGGCGTGAAGCGATGA